The following are encoded together in the Bubalus kerabau isolate K-KA32 ecotype Philippines breed swamp buffalo chromosome 3, PCC_UOA_SB_1v2, whole genome shotgun sequence genome:
- the KCNK16 gene encoding potassium channel subfamily K member 16, which produces MPRTGLCSRWGGRVLPLLLAYVCYLLLGATIFQLLEKQAESQSRDRFQFEKLRFLENYTCLDQQAVEQFVQVIMEAWVKGVNPKGNSTNPSNWDFGSSFFFAGTVVTTIGYGNLAPSTEAGQVFCVFYALVGIPLNVVFLNHLGTGLRAHLTMLERWEDQPRRSQLLQTLGLALFLALGTLLILILPPMIFSHVEGWSFSEGFYFAFITLSTIGFGDYVVGTDPSKHYLSVYRSLAAIWILLGLAWLALVLPLGPLLLHRCSQLWLLGRGLGLKEGGAPETNGLPRPQKIPISA; this is translated from the exons ATGCCCCGCACCGGGCTCTGCAGCCGCTGGGGCGGCCGGGTGCTGCCCCTGCTCCTGGCCTACGTCTGCTACCTGCTGCTCGGCGCCACCATCTTCCAGCTGCTGGAGAAGCAGGCAGAGTCTCAGTCCAGGGACCGGTTCCAGTTCGAGAAGCTGCGCTTCCTGGAGAACTACACCTGCCTGGACCAGCAGGCCGTGGAGCAGTTTGTGCAG GTCATCATGGAAGCCTGGGTGAAGGGCGTGAACCCCAAAGGCAACTCCACCAACCCCAGCAACTGGGACTTCGGCAGCAGTTTCTTCTTTGCGGGCACGGTCGTCACCACCATAG GATATGGGAATCTGGCGCCCAGCACAGAGGCAGGCCAGGTCTTCTGTGTCTTCTACGCCCTGGTGGGCATCCCGCTCAATGTGGTCTTCCTCAACCACCTGGGCACAGGGCTGCGTGCCCACCTGACCATGCTGGAGAGGTGGGAGGACCAGCCCAGACGCTCCCAG CTGCTGCAGACCCTGGGCCTGGCCCTCTTCTTGGCACTGGGGACGCTGCTCATTCTCATCTTGCCGCCCATGATCTTCAGCCACGTGGAGGGCTGGAGCTTCAGCGAGGGCTTCTACTTTGCCTTCATCACCCTCAGCACCATCGGCTTCGGGGACTATGTTGTCG GCACGGACCCCAGCAAGCATTACCTCTCGGTGTACCGGAGTCTGGCAGCTATCTGGATCCTCCTGGGCCTGGCATGGCTGGCACTGGTCCTCCCACTGGGCCCCCTGCTTCTGCACCGGTGCTCCCAGCTCTGGCTTCTAGGCAGAGGCCTCGGTCTCAAGGAAGGGGGAGCCCCCGAGACCAATGGGCTCCCTAGACCTCAGAAGattcccatctctgcatga
- the KCNK17 gene encoding potassium channel subfamily K member 17 has protein sequence MAPDSRLSASPAKSGWRAWDASERRVQGCAMPVPSTLLLLFTYLTYLVLGTCVFWVLESPAAHDSSKRFQSDKWALLRNFTCLDGQALDSLIRGIIEAYKNGDIVLGNTTSMGRWEFVGSFFFSVSTITTIGYGNLSPRTMAARLFCIFFALVGIPLNLVVLNRLGHCMQQGVHRCARRLGGAWKDPAKARWLAGSSALLSGLLLFLLLPPLLFNHMEGWTYVEGFYFSFVTLSTVGFGDYVIGMNPSRNYPLWYQNTVSLWILFGMAWLALIIKLILSLLEAPRESYSCYPQSSKGNFKPRSWSQGLDEEAGPHSPQPSCSPEGQHPEPSTQVSCCGKDS, from the exons ATGGCTCCCGACTCCCGCCTCTCCGCCTCTCCGGCTAAGAGCGGATGGAGAGCCTGGGATGCGAGCGAGCGCAGGGTCCAGGGCTGCGCGATGCCGGTGCCGAGCACATTGCTCCTGCTGTTCACCTACCTGACTTACCTGGTCCTGGGCACCTGCGTGTTCTGGGTGCTGGAGAGCCCCGCGGCGCACGATTCCAGCAAGAGATTCCAGAGCGACAAGTGGGCACTGCTGCGGAACTTCACGTGTCTGGATGGCCAGGCGCTGGACTCGCTGATCCGG GGCATCATCGAGGCATACAAAAATGGGGACATCGTCCTTGGCAACACTACCAGCATGGGACGCTGGGAGTTCGTGGGCTCCTTCTTCTTCTCCGtgtccaccatcaccaccatcg GCTACGGGAACCTGAGCCCCCGCACGATGGCCGCCCGGCTCTTCTGCATCTTCTTTGCTCTCGTGGGGATCCCACTCAACCTCGTGGTGCTCAACCGCCTGGGGCACTGCATGCAGCAGGGGGTACACCGCTGTGCCCGCAGGCTGGGGGGCGCCTGGAAG GACCCGGCCAAGGCCCGGTGGCTGGCGGGCTCCAGTGCCCTCCTGTCGGGCCtcctgcttttcctactgttgcCCCCGCTGCTCTTCAACCACATGGAAGGCTGGACCTACGTGGAGGGCTTCTACTTCTCCTTCGTCACTCTCAGCACCGTGGGCTTCGGCGACTACGTGATTG GAATGAACCCCTCCCGGAATTACCCACTGTGGTACCAGAACACAGTGTCTCTGTGGATCCTCTTTGGGATGGCGTGGCTGGCATTGATCATCAAACTGATCCTCTCCTTACTGGAGGCTCCACGAGAATCATACTCCTGCTATCCTCAGAGTTCCAAGGGGAACTTCAAGCCCCGAAGCTGGAGTCAGGGCCTGGATGAGGAGGCAGGACCCCACTCCCCACAGCCAAGCTGCTCTCCAGAGGGGCAGCACCCAGAACCTTCTACTCAAGTCTCATGCTGCGGAAAGGACAGCTAA